The following coding sequences lie in one Miscanthus floridulus cultivar M001 chromosome 9, ASM1932011v1, whole genome shotgun sequence genomic window:
- the LOC136479472 gene encoding uncharacterized mitochondrial protein AtMg00810-like, whose translation MVACFRTSDLGALSYYLGIEVRQGKEALTLDQSVYASKLLKQSGMAKCKPCVTLMEERLKLTKASTAVKVKGTVDQGIIFPKTGGSELQLTVFSDPDMAGDIDGRRSTSGVLIFLESPISRLSLKQKVVVLSMCEAEDCVEGVHIVIEFVETGRQLANVLTKPLGRLQLMELKKMIGNILVSGVLVLQAHAVADTVLRGNIMEGFSSLAMLV comes from the exons atggTGGCTTGTTTTCGAACGAGCGATCTCGGCGccctctcctactacctcggcatcgaggtgcgacaggggaaggaggcgctcacgctcgATCAGAGTGTGTACGCCTCGAAGTTATTGAAGCAGAGCGGCATGGCtaagtgcaagccgtgcgtgactctgatggaggagcggctaaagctgacgaaggccagtaccgcggtgaag gtcaaggggacggtggatcaggggatcatcttccccaagaccggcggaagtgagctgcagctcactgtgttcagcgatccagacatggcgggggacatcgatggacggcggagcacctctggcgtgctcatcTTCCTCGAGTCTCCAATCTCAaggttgtcgctgaaacagaaggtggtggtgctgtccatgtgcgaggcaga ggactgtgtcgaagGAGTGcatatcgtcatcgagttcgtcgaaactggtcggcaactcgcgaacgtcctcaccaagccgctcggccgtcttcagttgatggagctgaagaagatgatcg GGAATATACTTGTGAGTGGGGTACTAGTACTACAAGCTCATGCTGTGGCAGATACGGTTCTTCGAGGAAATATTATGGAGGGTTTCTCGTCCCTCGCCATGTTGGTCTGA